The Pseudoalteromonas carrageenovora IAM 12662 DNA window TTGCTCGATCGTGGGTTTGTATACGTAATTGCCCATGTTAGAGGCTCTGAAATGCTGGGGCGCCAATGGTATGAGCAAGGTAAAAAAGAGCACAAGCAAAATAGCTTTAACGACTTTATTGATGTAACTAAGGCATTAGTAGCGCAAGGCTATGGCGATAAAAATAAAATATTTGCATCGGGCGGTAGTGCTGGTGGCTTATTAATGGGTGCCGTTGTAAACCAAGCTCCAGAGCTATACTGCGGTATTGGTTGTCATGTTCCATTTTTAGATGTGCTTACCACAATGCTTGATGAGAGTATTCCACTTACCACCAACGAGTATGACGAGTGGGGTAACCCTAACGATCCTGCATTTTATAATGTAATTGAAGATTACTCACCGTACGATAATATTAGCGAGCAAAACTATCCGCATATGTTAATAACGACAGGCTTTCATGACTCACAAGTACAGTATTGGGAGCCAATGAAATGGGTAGCAAAAATGCGCGAGCTAAAAACTGATAGTAATATATTGGTGTTTAAAACTGACATGGATGCAGGCCATGGTGGTGCTTCAGGGCGATTTAAAAGCCTTGAAGAAAAAGCGCTTGAGATGGCCTTTTTTATTGCGCTTATAAATTAGCTGCAAAATTAAAAATTTGTATTAAGCTTTAATGAAGCACTGATATATAAAAGGTTATTTATGTTTGGAGCGCATGGCGAGTTTAATATTTGTTCTCAGCTGCCCACCATGTATTTAAAGCTGGTGGGGAGCTTTAATAATGAAGGAGTAACCTCATTAACTAATGGGGTTGTTCAGGAGTTAAGTACGCATCCTAAAGGGTCTATAAAGTTTGTTGTAGTCAACTTAGAAGAGTTTGAGCTACTAACAGTGGATAGCATGGATTCATTAGAAACTTATTTTTCTAGCGTAAAAGAGCGCGGCTACCAGCGAGTTGATTATTTATATGCCAACATTATTGCTAAAAATATGTTTGAAAAAGTCTGGCATAACAGCGATGTAGAAGTAAACTTTTATAAAAATTCAGAAAGTTACCTACATCAACATCCAGATGATGAGTATATAAAAACATATTGGCTGTAGTTTCACTATTACTAAGCCTCTAAGTTATGGGGCTTATTATACTTTCTAAGCAACCTTTATACCTTCTTGATAAATTTAAGAAAGTATCATTTTTAAGTTTTACTTTGTAATCGCCGCTATCAGTTGGCATTAGCTCAGTTATGGCTTGTTTTCTGACAAGCGTAGAGCGGTGTATACGTATAAACCCTTCTGGCTCTAATTGTTGTTCAATGTTTTTCATAGTTTCGCGATGTAAAACTGGCGCGCTCCCTTCAACAAAATGAAGCTCTACGTAATTTCCGGCACCATTAACCCAAACAATGTCTTTAATATCTATTAAGCGTACTTTACCTACATCTTTTACTACAATATGTGACGATGGCAATTTAGTATGTTCTTCATTAATATTTTGTTGGTATTTTTGCTCAGCAGCACTGGCGATTGGGCAAAGGTGAATAAGTTTTTCGAAGCACTTTTCTATTCTTGAGGTGGTTACATCGGTGGTTAAAAAGTCCACGGCTCCCACTTCAAAAGCAAAATTTGCAAAATGTCCTGACTGAGCAATAATCACTAACTTTAATTTTTTAGCAAGCTCAGTTAAATGAACTATTTGAGTCGGATCAGAGAGGTTAGTTAGCTCATAAAATAGCACATTATGTTGTAAAGTATCTATTTGATCTAAACGCTTATCAGGTATGTGAAGTTGAGAATTAAAATGCCTATGCGCTTGCACATGCTGAGTTAAAAATGTTGCAAATTTTGATGTGCTAATGTGAGTTAATGCGTGAAACGAAGCAATCATTATTGTATATCTCCTGCTGTATATAATAATAAAGACCGTGCATTTAAGAAAATATGTGACCAAATATGGTTTTTTATTAATATAAAATAGAAGTCGAAGTCTTTTACCCCATCAAACATGCCCTTTACACCAAATAAAAAGCCGACTGAATAAACCTTATAGAGTCTTAAATTTATTCCCCTTAATGTTGCATTCCTTGTAACCAACTAGTTACAAAAATAACAATTCAGGGGAGTTAATATGAAAAAAATAAACAATACAGGTGCACGAGTATTTAAAAAGTCGTCGCTAACAGTAGCGTTAAGTGGTGCAATACTCGCAGGCTTTTCGTTTCAGGGTTTAGCGGCTGAAAACGACGAGATAGAAAAAATAGAACGAGTGCAAGTAACTGGCTCGCGTATTCGCTCAGCTGAGGCTATGTCGTCTGCACCTATTCAGGTTGTAAGTGGTGAGGCTATTGATGCCTCTGGTTCTTTAAATATTCAAGACTTATTATTAGAAAATCCAGCATTTGGCTCGCCTGCTATAAGCCGTACCAACTCTAACTTTAATACTGCCAGCGCAGGTGTTGCAACGGTTGATCTACGTAACTTAGGTTCTAACCGTACGCTTGTTTTAGTTAATGGCCGTCGTTATGTATCAGGTGTACCAGGAAGCTCTGCGGTAGATTTAAACTCTATTCCGAGCCAGTTTATTGAACGCGTAGAAATTATGACCGGCGGTGCCTCATCGGTTTATGGTTCTGATGCGGTGGCAGGTGTAGTTAACTTTGTACTTAAAGATGATTTTGAGGGTTTAGAGTTTGAAGGCCAATATGGCGAATCGAGCGAAGGCGACGACGAATCTCGTCAATTCTCTTTCACTTCAGGTTTAACGAGTGATGATGGCAAAGGCCATGCAATGTTTCATTTAGGTTATTCTGACCAAGGAGCTGTGTTCTCGCGTGACCGTGAGCGCTCTGCTGTAGATCAATTTTCAGGTATTTATTTTGAGGATGATCCGGTTGCAAACCCAGGGTCTATATTTGATGCACAAAGCCCGTTTTTATCTTCATTCCCTCCTCAGGGGCGTTTTAGCGCTGGTGATGATACATTCACTTACGATGCAAATAATAACCTACAAGACAGCTTTAGCACCAATGGCGGTGACGGAGTAGGTGCGAACGGCTTTAATCGTAGTGGCGTAAGAACAATCGCAATACCTACTGAGCGCTATTTGTTTGCTTCAAATGGTAGCTACGAGCTAAATGATAAGCACAGCTTCTTTTTTGAAGGTACGTATGCATCTAGCACAACTAACTCAGAGCTAGAGCCATTTCCGTTTGCATCAGACGATATATACGCTAATGGGCGTGTCCCCATTGAATTTGACGTAAATGGTGAACTTTTACGTAATGCGTTTGTTCCCGACGATATTTATAATGCCGCAACCGATACCGATGGTGATGGCGCACGAGACATATTTTTTGCTAAGCGCTTAAGTGATGTAGGTAACCGCGGTGCACGCGCCGAACGTGATACTTTTCGTTTAGCACTAGGCTTTCAAGGTGAAATTACCGATAACTGGTTTTACGATACTTACTATGTATATGGTAAAACAAAAGAGTTGCAGGTTTCTGGCGGTTTAGTTAACGTACAAAGCTTCCGTCAAGGGTTAGAGGCTGTAATTGATAGCCAAGATTTAGATGGCGACGGCATTACTAATGAAGCTATCTGTATTGATGCAACTGCGCGTGGCTTTAATTGTTCGCCTGTAGATATTTATGGATTTAACTCCCTTTCGCAAGGTGCTATTGATTTTGTAAGTGCACCCAGCACGCTTTCGACCTCTGTTGAGCAAGAGATCATAGGCGGAAATATCTCTGGTGATTTATTTGAACTGCCAGCAGGTATGGTGGGTATAGCGGCCGGTTTTGAATACCGTGAAGAGTTCTCACGTAGTGAGTTTGATGCGCTTCAGCAAGCCGGTCTTAATGCGGGCAATGCTATTCCTGCAACCGAAGGCTCATTTGATGTGACTGAGTACTATGTTGAGGCAAATATTCCAGTACTTGATTCTGTAACTATGAATGCAGCCGTTCGATTATCTGACTACTCAACGGTAGGCAACACAGAAAGCTGGAACGTAGGCGTAGATTGGGAAGTAATAGATAGCTTACGCCTACGCGCTACACGTGCTCGCTCTACTCGTGCGCCCAATATTGATGAGTTATTTTCTCCACCTTCGCAAACTTTCCCAAGCGGGTTGAACGATCCTTGTTTAGGTATTACAAATAGCGGTGGCGGAGCTGCAGGTGATGCGTGTCGTGCGGATGTAGGTGTCGCTAATAATATTGCATCAAATGGCGAATTTACGCTTAACCAGTCAGACCTTCAAGGTATTAGTGGCTTTAACCGCGGTAATCAAGATCTCAAAGAAGAAGTCGGTGACTCAGTAACAGTAGGTTTGGTATTTACACCGGAAGAGTTAATTTCAGGCCTTGATATAACACTTGATTACTTTGATATTGAGATCACTGATGCAATTGTATCAACACCTCGTCAATTTATACTTGATCAATGTTACGGTGGTGGCGATACAAGCTTTTGTGATTTTATAACTCGACGCAGTGGCCCGTCAGGTAATAATAGCGCTGGTTCGCTTGAGTTTATCGACAGCGGTGTATCAAATAGCGGTGGTTTAGGAACAGAAGGTGTTGATTTAACATTAACATACGCTACAGATATTGGCCCTGGCGCGTTTAGAACTCGCCTTGCCTACACCTACTTAATGGATGGTTATAGCATTCCACTTCCGGGGGCTGACAAAGATGAATTCGCTGGTGAAATTGGCGCATCAGAGCACAAAGCTAACTGGAACTTTGGTTATAAACTTAATGATTTTGATTTTAACTGGAGCCTAACTTACATTGGTGCTGCTGACTTTGATGATCAATTTTTAAGTGGCTTTGGTATAGCTCCAGGTGGTATAGGAATAGGCTCAGTAACGTATCACGATGTACAAGCAAGCTACCATATTAATGATTCAATGGAGTTATATGCAGGTGCTAATAATTTATTTGATAAAGAGCCACCACGCATTTTATCTGGCGTAAGTGGCTCAAGCACCGGTACTGAAACCGATGCAGGCACGTATGACCCAATTGGCCAGTCATTTTACATAGGCTTTAGAAGCAAATTCTAACCAATAGAGCGATTTAAATAGCATTGTTTAATTAATTACGTTCGCAAAGCCCCAACAACTACTGGGGCTTTTTTATTTGAGCGGAATAATACCAACCCGCATGAATCTTTGATCAATTTAACGAATTAAATTGCACTATAACGTCGTTAAAAATTTTTTATTTAGAACAACTAGATACAAAAGTTTCTGCCTAGTTCTAGCATAATTTTCTTAACGTTAAATAGGCCTCATATATAAGCAGATTGGTACAACGGTGACTATTTAAATGATTTAATTTCCGCTTAAACCAAAAACAACGCCACTGGTAACAGGGGTGTTGTTTAGTATTGGGAGGTGACTAATATAGTAACCGAATCGCTTAGTTATTTAACGATTTATCCCTATTTGTGCCCTCATTATTGAGGGCTTTTTTTTGCTTAAATTTAATCTAAGTAAGCTTTAAGCATCCACACAAGTTTTTCTTGCTCTGAGATGTAATCACCCATTAATGATGCAGTACCTTCATCGTCTGCCTCACCTGCTTGGCTTAATACTTCGCGTTGCATTTTAATTAGTGTGCTGTAACCCGCTAGTAGGTTTTCTACTGCAGCTGTACCATCGCTAATGTTTTTGGCTTCTTTAATTTCACTTACTTCTAAGTAATCTGAAAACGCATGCAGTGGCGCGCCATCTAGCGTCAAAATACGCTCTGCAATTTCATCTACTTTTTCAAGTAGTAAATTATAAATTTCTTCAAATTTGATATGTAATTCAAAAAAGTTACGACCTTTAATATTCCAGTGAAAGCCACGCGCATTCATGTACTGAATTTGGTAGCTGCTCAATAAAGTATTGAGAGATTTTACGATGTCTTCACTTTTTTCGCTGTTTAAACCAATGGCATTTACATGTGACATAACTTGCTCCTTGAATAACGGTTTGTTTGTTAACTTGTGATAAGTATTACGGATTTTAATTATTTAGTAAAATCGTTTAGAATTATTAAAGTGATAGCTTTAACCTATCAATGTTTACAAATACTTACTCATTTTACTCTATTATTAGACATGGGTTTGATTAATTAAAATACCACCCCTTGGACGTAAATAAATCCTAAAGTTGTGTAAATTATGATCTAAAACAAACTTTATCCAAGGCAGAACTACGAGCTTTTTATTTATTGATTTAGGTCAAAAATCACACGTTTTATTGGCGCATAATTATGTTATCGAAATAATCGGGAGAGATAACATGCATGCAAAAACAGCAAAACAAAATAAAGCAGAGTTAATTGTGGTCGGTATCGCAGTGGTTGCATTTTTACTGGGAGTGATAGCGCATTTAGCTGGAGCAAGTTTGGCTAACTCAGATACGTTTGGCTACATAGCCGCGCCAATACCGCTTATTTTAGGTACCATATTTTTAATTAGCTATAAAATAGCAGCCAATGCAGAGGACTAATCGTCCTCACTCAAGCATTTTAAAATGTAATCGAGCACTTGGCGCGAATAAATCATACTGGTATGGCTTAAGTGAAACACTTTATGTTCAGCCATACCTTTGAGTTTAGTTTCATCTAGTAATACAGTGCCATCTGATTGGCTGCCTTTAACTATTAATGGCATTAGCCCTATAGGTAAGTCGCCGGCAATACTATAAAGCTTGGCTTTAAAAGGCCAATTACCATTTTTAGTTAATAAAAATTCCACGCTATTTTTTAAAAATGATTCAAACCCTTTTTGCTTCATTTTTTGCGCAATATGGCTACCTTTATGTGGCGTACCTAGGGTAATAACCTTAGTAACATGCTGACTAGCAGGGGAGTTTGCTTCTAAATATGCACGCGCAATAAGTCCACCCATAGAGTGGCATACAAGCGCTGAAGGTTCGTTAGCTATACATTCATCAATTTGAGCAAAAATAGTATCGCGATTTGGGTCAAGCGTATTGTAGGTAATATTTAATACGGTCATCCCCGACTCTTCAAGGCGTGAGCAAAGTGGGCGCATAACAAAGCCAGACATATACAAACCATGTAAAACAATAACGTGCTTAACTTTCATATGCCCCTAATACTAATTTTATTAAAACATGATCATTCTAGCGTATTAAATAACCCGCTACCTGCGTTAAAAATTATTTATATAGAACAACTATATAAATAATTTCGCCTTGTTACCGACTTATTTCCTTGTCGCTATAATAGATAACTAATTTAATGCAATTGGTATAACCTATCTTAGTTACATTAATTGCTGCGGCTTAATTTCAATATTAGTTGTATCGGTGCTTACCCATATTTCACCATCTTGTACGGTAATAGTGAGTTTTATATTTCGATCAACTAAATCGGCTAATGCTTGAGTAGCTGCATAATCGAGGCTAAAAATACTTAAGTTTTTAAATTCATATAACTTAGGCTGATGCTTTTGCCACCAAATTGTTTGATTATTTTCGCCGTAAGTATAAAGCACCACTTTTTTAGATTTATTGCAGGCCTTTTTAAGGCGTTTTTCATCAGGTAGCCCCAACTCAATCCATAGCTCTATTTCTTCACTGTAGTTTACATGCCAAAGCTCTGGTTCATCATCAGCACTTAACCCCTTAGTAAATTCTAAACCATCGCAACTATTTAGCGCAAAAGCGAGTAAGCGAATCATCAAGCGTTGATCAGTTTCTGATGGGTGCTGCGCTAAGGTTAAATTAAAATCTTGGTACACGTAACGATCCATATCGCTAAGCGATAACTGCGCTTTAATAATGGTAGATTTAAGAGCCATAATGTCTAATCTGAAAAAATTTGCGCCAGTATAGCGCAATTAAATGAATTGCCAGTTAAAATAGCGTCAAATTATACGTTAGGAGTTAAAAATGGCTATCCAGTGGTTCCCTGGGCACATGAATAAAGCCCGAAATGAAATTAAAGAAATAATGCCACAAATGGATGTGATCATTGAAGTGCTAGATGCACGCATTCCTTATAGTAGCGAAAACCCAATGGTGACAACTTTGCGCGAAGGTAAACCGGTCATCAAAATTCTAAATAAGGCTGATTTAGCCGATCCTAAAATGACCCAAGCGTGGAAAGATTACTTTGAGCAAGAAAGTGGCGTTAAAGCCATTGCTTTTGGGCATGATAAAGCAGCTGAAGTACACCGTATTAACGAGCTTTGTAAAAAATTAGTGCCGCATAAAGTAGGTGCCGATAAGCAAATTAAAGCCATGATAATGGGTATTCCGAACGTTGGTAAATCTACATTAATAAATGTATTGGCTGGGCGTATAGTGGCAAAAACAGGTAATGAGCCTGCAGTTACTAAGGCGCAGCAACGCATTAAGCTTGAAGATGGCATTATGCTTTACGACACACCAGGAATGCTTTGGCCTAAAGTAGAGAACGAAAACTCAGGTTATCGTTTAGGTGCAACTGGTGCAATACGTGACACAGCACTGGAATACGAAGAAGTAGCAAGTTACACCGCTGAGTATTTACTACGTGCATACCCAGAGCTTTTAAAAGCTCGCTATAAAATTGCCGAACTGCCAGAAAGTGACTGGGAATTTGTAGAAATGGCCGGTAAAAAGCGCGGCTGTATCCGAGGTGGTAATCAAATAGACACGTATAAAATGTCTGAAATACTCATAAACGAACTTCGTGATGGCATTATTGGTCGCATCACCATGGAAACCCCTGCCATGCGTGAAGAGGAAGAAATTATGGTAGCAGGATTACGCGCCGCTGCAGAAGCTAAAAAAGCAGCTAAAGAAGAAGAGAAAAAACAGCGCCGTGCACGCGCCCGAAAAAACCGCCGTTAATGGATTAATTTATGTGAGTATGCGACTCACTAAATTACAGACATAAAAAAAGCCCGAAAGGGCTTTTTTAGTTTCATATCTACCGTCACCGATATGAGCAATGTAGCAAGTAAAATAGTAGGGCGGTTACTTATCATCAACATCAAGGGGCGTTGCGGTTCATAACAAGTAACCATAGCTGTTTACGTGCGCCACACGTTGTTTCAGGGTCGAGAAACAAATCAGTTCATTCCTTAACAAGGGGTATGTATTCCGTCTTGTTGATATTGATTATCAGTTAGATCTAGTAAACTGTCAACACCCAAATACAAATAATTCTTATTTTATTTCGTGCGTTTTTTATTCAGGTTCTGAGCGAGCGGTTAACGCTGGCTTGTTTTTTAATTTTGTTCATTTTGCTCATGGTTTTAATGAACAAAAAGCACTTAACGATCATCAATGCACCTTTCCCTCAAAATATTTCGTTAATTTCCCGTTAACAATAAGCTGCGCGTTAGATAGCAGTTTGTCGTCGCATATCTACCTGACAATAAATACACAAACACAGCGTGGAGAAAATAATGAAAGCAAGTAACACACAGCTCGCTTTGGCAATTACAGCAGCATTAGTTAGCACATCTGCTTTAGCTGATAACGATACTCAAAAACTACAAGCGCAATTAGATGCATTGCAAAAAGAAGTTAACGCTTTAAAAACATCAAGTAGCTTTAATTTAGAGTTTGGAGGGCGAGTACAGCTTGATTACAACTATTTTGAAGGTGCCTATAACGCAGGTAATGATGGCTCAGGCGGGAGCGATTTTTTCCCTCGCCGTATTCGTACCTACGTAGAGAGTGAGCATGGTAACTGGGATCACAAATTACTTTTAGAATTTGGCGAAGGTGACGCCGAAATTGTGCTTGCACGTGTACGTTATGCATTTGAAAACGGCCTTAAAATTAAAGCCGGTAAAATCCGCGAAGACATGTCGCTAAACGCACTTACTAGCTCAAAACATATTAATACTATTGAGCGTAGTGCTGTTGCCAATACTTTCTCGCCCTTTTTTCGTTGGGGCGTATCTGCTTATCAATACTTTAAAGACTCAGGTTTTCGTTTTGCCGTTGGGGTTTATAAAAATGATGCCTTTGGTGCAACGGGTAATAATGAAAACGACCGCCTAACGCTTGCTCTTACAGGGCGTGCTACGTGGTCGAGCGCAGCGCCAGGCGACGTAATTCATTTAGGTGCGTGGCATTCATACCGCGATATGGGTGGCAATGAACTAGGAGCGCGTTTTGCCCGTGGTGAAGTACGTGAAACTAATGTACGCCTAGTTAATTATGCTGCAGGCGGGACAACAGTTGCACTGGATAGCTTATCGCAGTCGGGGCTTGAATTTGCTTTTCAGGCTGACTCTTTAACATTAGAGGCCGAATACGCAAGCCGCGCATTAGATGCACTTAATAGTAGCGATGACTTAGATGCAGAGCGTTTTGACGGCTTTCATGTCTCAGCAAGTTACTTTTTAGGGGGGGGAGCAACGACAGTACAAAGCAGGTTCTGCTCTATTTGTACAACCTAAAAATATAAAAAATGCATGGGAGCTTGTTGCGCGTGTTTCACAAATGGATGCAACGAGTAAAAACCAAGGCAGTGAAGTAACCACTTTCACCCTAGGAACAAGTTATTACGTCAGTAGCGACATTAAATTTATGGGCAACCTTATCTACAGCGATGTAGAGGGCCCAGGCACCGCTGCGCTTGTAGGTGATGAAGACTCTGGTATGGGCTTTAGTGCACGTATGCAGTATTTATTTTAAGGAGACACACAATGAAATTATTTAAGTCAGTTAAAACAACTTTATTAGCGGCATCATTAGTACTAAGCAGCCCCATGGCAATGGCCGATATTCACTTTTTAGTTCCAGCAGGCCCAGGAGGCGGTTGGGATACAACAGCACGCGGTGTAGGTGAAGGTTTAGTAAAGGCAGGCATCGACAACAATGCGTCTTTTCAAAATATGTCAGGTGGCGGCGGTGGACGAGCAATTGCCTACTTAATAGAATCAGGTACTAAAAAAGGTGATATTTTAATGGTTAACTCAACGCCTATAGTGTTGCGAGCATTAACCGGAAAGATTCCTTACAGTTACCGAGATTTAACACCAGTAGCAAGTATGATTGCTGATTTTGGCGCATTTGTTGTACGTAACGATTCACCTTATAAAACGTGGCAAGATGTCATTAAAGCACTTAAAGAAGACCCAAGTTCAATTAAAGTAGCTGGTGGCTCAGCTCGTGGCAGCATGGATCATTTAGTTGCTGCACAAGCGGCTAAAGCGGGCGGTGTTGACGGTCGTAGAATTCGTTATATTCCATATGATGGCGGTGGCAAAGCAAAAGCAGGCCTACTCTCTGGTGAGGTTAACTTACTTTCGACTGGTTTAAGCGAAGCATTAGAAGTTGCCAATGGCGGACAGGCTCGTGTGTTAGCCGTTACATCGCCTGAGGCTTTAACTGATTACCCACAAATACCGACGTTCAAGTCGATGGGTTACGATATGGAATTTGTTAATTGGCGTGGTTTTTTTGCAGCCCCTAACTTACCTGCTGATAAGTTAGCTCAATACACTGAAAAGCTTCGTAAATTACAATCAACCCCTGAGTGGGAAACCGTTCGTGCGCGAAATGGCTGGTTAAATCTTTTTCAGGAAAAAGATGAATTTATTAAGTCACTCGAAAAACAAGAAGCGCAGCTTAGAGTGGTTATGCAAGAGCTTGGCTTTATTCGTAAAGCGGATTAATCGAGGTTTTTATGATGAAACGCGAACTACTAGGGCCAAGTTTATTCTTGGCGCTATTTACTCTTTACGCCGTGGTGGCGTGGCAAATTCCACTATTGCCATTTGAAGAATACGAAACGGTTACTTCTGCTACGTTACCAAAAGTGTACGCTGCTTTTGGTATTGTGGTGTGCTTGCTTTCTATTGGTTCCACTTTACTTAGGCCAAACGAAAAAGCAGCAGAAAACCAGCCATTAGAAATATCGCATGTTGTACGCACTTTAGGCTTATTAGTTTTAATGGTGATTTATAGTGCGGTGTTAGAGCCTGTGGGCTTTTTAATATCTACAAGCGCTTTTTTATTAGCAGGTTTTTTTGTAATGGGTGAAAGGCGCAAGAAAATTTTATTATTTGCCTCTATTCCTGTTGCTGTGGTGTTTTGGTTTTTGATGACTCAAGTATTAGGTATTTACTTGGTTCCGGGCGATTTGTGGAGTTAAGTTATGTTTGATGGAATTATGCTTGGTTTGTCGACCGTGCTCGACTTTAATAATTTAATGTACGTGATAGCTGGCTGTTTGGTCGGTACGTTTATTGGTATGTTACCTGGGCTTGGGCCTATAACTGCAATTGCTCTGATGATCCCCATTACTTATAGCATAGGCGCTGATTCGGGTATGATTTTAATGGCCGGTGTTTATTATGGCGCAATTTTTGGCGGCTCTACATCATCTATTTTAATTAATGCACCGGGGGTGGCGGGTACGGTGGCTTCATCTTTTGACGGCTACCCACTAGCAAAGCAAGGTCATGCAGGTAAAGCTTTGGCTATTGCTGCTTATTCCTCCTTTATAGGCGGAACAATAGGCGCCATACTACTTATGGTTGCCGCGCCTTTATTAGCAAAGGTGTCGTTGAGTTTTCAGTCTCCTGATTATGTTGTACTTATGTTTTTAGGTTTAACAGCCATTGCTGCATTTTCAAATAAAGGCCAGTTTTTAAAAGCAATGATGATGACCGTATTTGGTCTAATGCTGGCAACGGTAGGTATAGACCCTTCATCGGGCACTGAGCGCTTTACCTTTAGCCAAGCCGACTTACTTGATGGCATTAGCTTTTTATTAATTGCAATGGCAACGTTTGCCCTTGCTGAGGCATTAATTAATGTTGTTAAGCCAGAGAAAAAAGACGCTAAAAGCCTTAATGATTCAGACACTCCACAAATTGGCTCAACTAAATTAACAAAAGACGAAGTTAAAGATATGGCACCGGTTGTTGGCCGTTCGTCATTCTTAGGGTTTATTGTTGGTGTTTTACCTGGCGCTGGAGCCACTATTGCAAGCTTTATGGCGTATGCCACTGAACGAAATTTGGCACCTAAAGGCCTAAAAGAGAAGTTTGGTAAGGGCTCTTTACGTGGTTTAGCCGCTCCTGAATCAGCGAATAATGCTGCGTGCACAGGTTCATTTGTTCCTTTACTAACTTTAGGTATTCCAGGCTCTGGCACTACGGCTATTATGCTTGGGGCACTAATCGCTTACGGCATTCAGCCAGGCCCTATGCTTATGCAAGAAAACCCTAGCGTGTTTTGGTCTGTAATTGTAAGTATGTATTTTGGCAATATTGTTTTATTAATTTTAAACCTGCCACTCATTCCTTATTTCGCAAAAGTATTGGCAATGCCAAAGTCGGTATTAACTATTATGATTTTGTTCTTTAGCTTAATTGGTGTGTACTTGGTGTCGTTTAACACATTCGACTTATTTATGATGGTTGGCGTTGCTTTGGTTGCGTTAGTATTGCGCCTATTGGCCTTTCCA harbors:
- a CDS encoding tripartite tricarboxylate transporter permease, with amino-acid sequence MFDGIMLGLSTVLDFNNLMYVIAGCLVGTFIGMLPGLGPITAIALMIPITYSIGADSGMILMAGVYYGAIFGGSTSSILINAPGVAGTVASSFDGYPLAKQGHAGKALAIAAYSSFIGGTIGAILLMVAAPLLAKVSLSFQSPDYVVLMFLGLTAIAAFSNKGQFLKAMMMTVFGLMLATVGIDPSSGTERFTFSQADLLDGISFLLIAMATFALAEALINVVKPEKKDAKSLNDSDTPQIGSTKLTKDEVKDMAPVVGRSSFLGFIVGVLPGAGATIASFMAYATERNLAPKGLKEKFGKGSLRGLAAPESANNAACTGSFVPLLTLGIPGSGTTAIMLGALIAYGIQPGPMLMQENPSVFWSVIVSMYFGNIVLLILNLPLIPYFAKVLAMPKSVLTIMILFFSLIGVYLVSFNTFDLFMMVGVALVALVLRLLAFPMAPLLLGFILGDMIERNFRRSMMISDGSLSFLWDRPLTLSIFILSILVLLFPLKDYLKQRRADKTASKLQQEQAQ
- a CDS encoding tripartite tricarboxylate transporter TctB family protein is translated as MMKRELLGPSLFLALFTLYAVVAWQIPLLPFEEYETVTSATLPKVYAAFGIVVCLLSIGSTLLRPNEKAAENQPLEISHVVRTLGLLVLMVIYSAVLEPVGFLISTSAFLLAGFFVMGERRKKILLFASIPVAVVFWFLMTQVLGIYLVPGDLWS
- a CDS encoding Bug family tripartite tricarboxylate transporter substrate binding protein, yielding MKLFKSVKTTLLAASLVLSSPMAMADIHFLVPAGPGGGWDTTARGVGEGLVKAGIDNNASFQNMSGGGGGRAIAYLIESGTKKGDILMVNSTPIVLRALTGKIPYSYRDLTPVASMIADFGAFVVRNDSPYKTWQDVIKALKEDPSSIKVAGGSARGSMDHLVAAQAAKAGGVDGRRIRYIPYDGGGKAKAGLLSGEVNLLSTGLSEALEVANGGQARVLAVTSPEALTDYPQIPTFKSMGYDMEFVNWRGFFAAPNLPADKLAQYTEKLRKLQSTPEWETVRARNGWLNLFQEKDEFIKSLEKQEAQLRVVMQELGFIRKAD